In Bacteroidia bacterium, a genomic segment contains:
- a CDS encoding vanadium-dependent haloperoxidase, translated as MKNRIQLSIKNRGICLLMVLFAVGCAPSEKNIITDQEVAVAWAEMSLFVTQYTPANSPTFASRGFGYIGLTMYESIVHGYPEYQSLAGQLNGLDELVKPTPGQNYDWILSLNAAQASILKNIYNQTSDENKNRIDSLEKVFYDYFSAKNPDKEQVARSVAYGKSVAEAIFEWSKTDGGHRGYLHNFDKDMVHPDRPGSWKPPLYAQSFSHHPLHPHWGENRTFLKVNAEISYPEMIPYDTTKGSPYYQEFWQVYEKERTLTQEEKEAAIWWGDDPDVTFTPPGHSYYLATIVIKAKNPPLIKCAETYACTGMAVADAFINCWKWKYHFFTERPNTFIPQFIDVEWESFWPDPPFPAFPSGHAIQASAAATALADLYGNEFVFTDSAHYGRERDELRDVDFVPRKFTSFWQVAEETANSRFYGGIHTPQDNKVGLEKGQKIAGNVLGLEWNKKAEDN; from the coding sequence ATGAAAAATCGAATTCAACTTTCAATAAAAAACAGGGGTATATGTTTGCTGATGGTTTTATTTGCCGTAGGTTGTGCTCCTTCTGAAAAAAACATAATCACAGATCAGGAAGTCGCAGTTGCCTGGGCGGAAATGAGTTTATTCGTTACCCAATACACACCCGCTAATTCGCCTACATTTGCTTCCCGTGGTTTTGGTTATATCGGCCTGACCATGTACGAATCTATTGTCCACGGTTATCCCGAATATCAAAGCCTTGCAGGACAACTAAACGGTCTGGATGAACTTGTGAAACCTACTCCCGGACAAAATTATGACTGGATTCTGTCGTTAAATGCTGCCCAGGCTTCGATTCTTAAAAACATTTATAACCAGACCTCCGACGAAAACAAAAACCGGATCGATTCGCTCGAAAAAGTATTTTACGACTATTTTTCGGCTAAAAACCCTGATAAAGAACAGGTAGCGCGATCGGTAGCTTATGGGAAATCTGTTGCGGAAGCCATCTTTGAGTGGTCAAAAACCGACGGCGGACACCGGGGGTATCTCCACAATTTTGATAAGGATATGGTTCACCCCGATCGGCCTGGGTCATGGAAACCGCCGCTGTACGCACAGTCTTTCAGTCATCATCCGCTGCACCCGCATTGGGGCGAAAACCGGACCTTTCTCAAGGTAAATGCAGAAATCTCTTATCCGGAAATGATCCCCTATGATACGACGAAGGGATCGCCTTACTATCAGGAGTTTTGGCAGGTGTATGAAAAAGAAAGAACCCTCACGCAGGAAGAAAAAGAAGCGGCTATCTGGTGGGGAGATGACCCTGATGTTACCTTTACCCCTCCGGGGCATTCCTACTACCTGGCTACGATTGTTATTAAAGCCAAAAATCCTCCGCTGATCAAATGTGCAGAAACCTATGCTTGTACAGGTATGGCCGTAGCTGATGCATTTATCAATTGCTGGAAATGGAAATATCACTTTTTCACAGAAAGACCTAATACATTTATCCCTCAGTTTATCGATGTGGAATGGGAGTCATTCTGGCCCGATCCGCCATTTCCTGCGTTTCCTTCCGGACATGCAATCCAGGCTTCTGCTGCCGCAACTGCACTTGCCGATTTGTACGGAAATGAGTTTGTTTTCACCGACAGTGCGCATTATGGGCGGGAGAGGGACGAACTTCGGGATGTGGATTTTGTGCCACGAAAATTTACTTCATTCTGGCAGGTTGCAGAAGAAACTGCCAATTCCCGGTTTTATGGAGGTATTCATACACCGCAGGACAACAAAGTCGGGCTGGAAAAAGGCCAGAAAATTGCAGGAAATGTATTGGGGTTGGAGTGGAATAAGAAGGCTGAAGATAATTAA
- a CDS encoding CRTAC1 family protein, translated as MRAQTPFVDVTDSAGIRHQFVVYEGMFGGGACVFDLNNDGFEDLFITSGMNEDVLYLNNGDGTFKNIYEGSGLEITRHYVTQGVAGADVNRDGWVDLFITTITSKDSVKKIPRAINLLFLNNGDMTFRDATTEYKLDSLNSFSTGANFGDFNADGYPDLYVGNYFRAYEGELSAINDATIVSANQTSKGYLLVNRGGQYFEDVYAEYGLKHKGYGFGAIFTDFDNDGDQDLFVNHDFGYKATPDFLLQNQYPQKLFEDVSEAMDMDLKINSMGAAVGDYNGDGLLDYYITNIRFNWFMVNQGPGKPFVNKAKELGMSYVSISWGANFADFDHDGDVDLFVANGDLNPNDVPMADFYFENSEGKFTENARAMGVNDYGVGRGSVVFDMDNDGDLDILVVNQKPVLNYPVSSMTHIYRNESAAKGNWLKVALKGVQAESHGLGSRVIVVSGKNRMIREIDGGASSHLSQNSTIAHFGLGEAGEADSVIVIWTGGKRQVLTQQPANTMITVTEAEDTADHSGSGMIWVWAIAGLILAGWGIWRVMRKG; from the coding sequence ATGAGAGCCCAAACCCCCTTTGTTGATGTCACCGATTCCGCAGGCATTCGGCATCAGTTTGTGGTGTATGAAGGCATGTTTGGCGGAGGTGCCTGTGTATTTGACCTCAACAACGATGGATTTGAAGACCTTTTTATCACCAGCGGAATGAACGAAGACGTCCTGTATCTCAACAATGGAGATGGCACGTTTAAAAATATCTATGAAGGGTCAGGGCTGGAAATTACCCGGCACTACGTAACGCAGGGGGTTGCCGGAGCCGATGTAAACCGCGACGGGTGGGTTGATTTGTTTATTACCACCATTACTTCCAAAGACAGCGTAAAAAAGATTCCCCGGGCGATCAATTTGCTGTTTCTCAACAATGGCGACATGACTTTCCGAGATGCCACGACGGAATATAAACTCGATTCACTCAACTCGTTCAGCACAGGAGCAAATTTTGGAGATTTTAATGCAGACGGGTACCCTGACCTTTATGTAGGGAACTATTTTCGCGCCTATGAAGGAGAGTTGAGTGCCATCAACGATGCGACAATTGTAAGTGCCAATCAGACTTCCAAAGGCTATTTATTGGTAAACAGAGGCGGGCAGTATTTTGAAGACGTATATGCCGAATATGGCCTCAAACACAAAGGCTATGGTTTTGGCGCCATATTCACAGACTTCGACAATGATGGCGATCAGGACTTATTTGTCAATCACGATTTTGGGTACAAAGCGACTCCGGACTTTCTTCTACAAAATCAATATCCGCAAAAATTATTTGAAGACGTAAGCGAGGCCATGGATATGGACCTGAAGATCAATTCTATGGGCGCAGCGGTTGGGGACTACAACGGAGACGGACTGCTGGATTACTATATAACCAATATTCGTTTTAATTGGTTTATGGTAAATCAGGGACCGGGAAAACCCTTTGTCAACAAAGCGAAGGAGTTGGGCATGTCATACGTTTCGATCAGTTGGGGCGCCAATTTTGCAGATTTTGACCACGACGGCGACGTGGATCTGTTTGTGGCTAATGGCGACCTCAATCCCAACGATGTGCCGATGGCGGATTTTTATTTCGAAAACAGCGAAGGCAAATTTACCGAAAACGCCCGCGCGATGGGCGTCAATGATTATGGTGTAGGCAGAGGTTCTGTGGTTTTTGATATGGATAATGATGGAGACCTGGATATTCTGGTAGTAAATCAGAAACCCGTGTTGAATTATCCTGTATCCTCGATGACCCATATTTACCGCAACGAAAGTGCGGCAAAGGGCAACTGGCTGAAAGTAGCCCTTAAGGGCGTGCAGGCAGAATCACATGGCCTGGGTTCACGGGTAATTGTAGTCTCCGGCAAAAACCGCATGATCAGGGAAATTGACGGCGGGGCATCGAGCCATTTATCTCAAAATTCCACGATCGCCCATTTTGGCCTGGGCGAAGCAGGGGAAGCCGATTCGGTCATCGTGATTTGGACAGGCGGTAAACGACAGGTGTTGACTCAGCAGCCGGCCAATACCATGATTACGGTCACAGAAGCGGAAGATACAGCAGATCATTCCGGCAGTGGAATGATCTGGGTTTGGGCAATAGCCGGATTGATCCTGGCAGGGTGGGGGATATGGCGGGTAATGCGGAAAGGATAA
- a CDS encoding glyoxalase/bleomycin resistance/extradiol dioxygenase family protein, translating to MTPSSLGIIPVLPSSDIDRDLKWYEQYTGFHYYFGDNLYSGIRRDKLEIHLQFHHGTDEDPIPDGSVIRIFVPDIMDWFHEFVERGTILKEKLSMNTPWGTHEFGFYDPNGNAIFIVQDAS from the coding sequence ATGACTCCTTCTTCTTTAGGCATCATCCCGGTATTACCTTCTTCAGATATAGATCGTGATCTGAAATGGTACGAACAATACACAGGCTTTCATTATTATTTCGGGGATAATTTATACTCAGGAATCCGAAGGGACAAACTGGAAATTCATCTTCAGTTCCACCACGGTACCGATGAGGACCCCATTCCGGATGGATCGGTCATTAGAATTTTTGTCCCTGATATTATGGACTGGTTTCACGAATTTGTAGAAAGAGGTACAATCCTCAAGGAAAAGCTGAGCATGAATACCCCCTGGGGTACACACGAATTTGGCTTTTACGACCCCAATGGAAATGCTATTTTTATCGTTCAGGATGCATCATAA
- a CDS encoding START domain-containing protein, protein MIQCSHFLYLTIVFLMIPAYSHSQADWELRKNSDDIQVYFRSSDDSDIKELKITTTLDCTLSSAISVINDIEKMPEWVYQCEEAEFIGKNEGAAFTFVNRTVVPFFFKDREIVLQCTTFQERPSLKTCSRCVARPDALALNPDYIRVEKAISEWTFWPQEDGTLKVEYFFIADPGGYVPAWLINFALDYGPVNTLKQFKKRVHLEEYAKARLTYIQDH, encoded by the coding sequence ATGATTCAGTGTAGCCATTTTTTGTATCTGACAATCGTATTTTTAATGATTCCCGCTTATTCCCATTCACAGGCAGATTGGGAACTCCGCAAAAATTCAGACGATATTCAGGTCTATTTCAGAAGTTCGGACGATAGTGATATCAAAGAATTAAAAATCACCACCACCCTTGACTGCACACTTTCATCGGCAATAAGTGTCATTAACGATATTGAAAAAATGCCTGAATGGGTTTATCAATGTGAAGAGGCAGAATTTATTGGCAAAAACGAAGGCGCTGCATTCACGTTTGTGAACCGAACGGTTGTGCCTTTTTTTTTCAAGGACCGGGAAATTGTATTACAGTGTACGACTTTTCAGGAAAGACCTTCGCTGAAAACCTGCTCTCGTTGTGTGGCCCGGCCGGATGCGTTGGCATTGAATCCGGATTATATACGGGTGGAGAAAGCCATTTCGGAGTGGACTTTTTGGCCGCAGGAGGATGGTACACTAAAAGTCGAGTATTTTTTTATCGCAGATCCGGGAGGATATGTTCCGGCCTGGCTGATAAATTTTGCGCTTGATTATGGGCCTGTTAATACATTAAAACAGTTTAAGAAAAGGGTTCATCTGGAGGAATATGCAAAAGCCAGGCTAACCTATATTCAGGATCATTAA
- a CDS encoding N-acetyltransferase, translated as MNQPTITIREYQHTDQPAVLTLLRLNTPDFFSPEEESDLIYYLENEIEYYFVIETDGQICGCGGFNFSGNHAVGKISWDIIHPDFQGKSLGKTLLKYRIERLKEFAEVETIIVRTSQLVYKFYEKVGFQLVETVKDYWAKGFDLYKMEYRGT; from the coding sequence ATGAATCAACCCACCATCACGATCAGAGAATATCAACACACCGACCAGCCGGCAGTATTGACCTTGTTGCGGCTAAATACTCCTGATTTTTTTTCTCCGGAAGAGGAATCGGATTTGATCTATTACCTTGAAAATGAGATCGAATACTATTTTGTGATTGAAACAGACGGGCAAATCTGCGGCTGCGGGGGATTTAATTTTTCAGGAAATCACGCCGTCGGGAAAATAAGCTGGGATATCATTCATCCAGATTTTCAGGGTAAATCGCTTGGAAAAACATTGCTTAAGTACCGGATTGAGCGATTAAAAGAATTTGCGGAAGTTGAAACGATTATTGTCAGAACTTCCCAACTGGTTTACAAATTTTATGAAAAAGTGGGTTTCCAACTTGTGGAAACGGTGAAAGACTACTGGGCGAAGGGGTTTGATCTGTATAAAATGGAATATAGGGGAACCTGA
- a CDS encoding GrpB family protein yields the protein MILQPYNSLWPENFESIKAILQTSISDSNIRIEHIGSTSVIGLAAKPIIDIDLIYPPSVNFLSVKECLEKIGYIHNGDQGIPGREVFKRPGDAGFHKVLDSISHHLYVCSTDSEELKRHILFRNFLRDHEPARIEYQNLKYAIAADSKGDRKIYANLKQIRAREFILSIVEMAKNDIQ from the coding sequence ATGATACTACAGCCATACAACTCGCTTTGGCCTGAAAATTTTGAATCTATCAAAGCCATTCTCCAAACATCTATATCGGATAGCAATATTCGCATTGAACATATTGGAAGCACTTCCGTAATCGGACTGGCGGCTAAACCGATTATCGATATTGACCTGATCTATCCTCCGTCTGTAAATTTCCTGAGTGTGAAAGAATGTTTGGAGAAAATCGGCTATATCCATAACGGTGATCAGGGAATTCCAGGCAGAGAGGTTTTTAAAAGACCCGGTGATGCTGGTTTCCATAAAGTTCTGGATTCCATAAGCCATCATCTGTACGTTTGTTCCACCGACAGTGAAGAGCTTAAAAGACATATTTTATTCAGGAATTTTCTCAGAGACCATGAACCGGCAAGGATTGAATATCAAAACCTAAAGTACGCCATAGCAGCAGACAGCAAAGGGGACAGAAAAATCTATGCGAATCTCAAACAAATACGCGCCCGGGAGTTTATTCTGTCAATCGTCGAAATGGCCAAAAATGATATCCAATGA
- a CDS encoding PIN domain-containing protein has translation MKVIVDTNVVVSAILNPNSKAGELIIFGRQHFTFFAPNLMKIEVKKHQVRLQEISKLSEVEFNSVREELFECLSFISEEQIAYEHWHNAIPIVRDVDMDDIAFVALAEYLDAMLWTGDKRLLQAMQQRGYKRGISSDTLYQNWLSVR, from the coding sequence ATGAAAGTCATTGTGGATACTAATGTGGTGGTTAGTGCTATCCTAAATCCAAACAGTAAAGCGGGGGAGCTGATAATCTTTGGAAGGCAACATTTTACTTTTTTTGCCCCTAATCTGATGAAAATAGAGGTCAAAAAACATCAAGTACGCCTGCAGGAAATATCCAAACTCAGTGAAGTAGAATTTAATAGTGTGCGGGAAGAACTTTTTGAATGCCTTTCCTTTATTTCAGAAGAGCAAATAGCCTATGAACATTGGCACAACGCTATTCCGATTGTAAGAGATGTTGATATGGATGACATTGCCTTTGTAGCACTAGCCGAATATCTGGACGCTATGCTATGGACAGGAGATAAGCGATTGCTCCAAGCAATGCAGCAACGTGGGTATAAAAGGGGAATATCATCCGATACATTATATCAAAATTGGTTATCTGTCAGATAA
- a CDS encoding ABC transporter permease has protein sequence MYGYILKRIFWFFPTLLIISLLAFMISLFSDIDPVANQCQGLNEGLTFRQIVQCEDTLRAKYNQLLPVFYIEITTMAEPGHLHEIYPKSTRNALRRLTVASGNWESVQEWYLSIQAFYDSVSLLSLHGVSPDSLRMVRSIRQELLQRTRNLMGSGKPDVINPKLAAIEKYLADYPCLARLNIPFLHVLRAWDNLDDNSQHWKSYLPKIIWHGTANRYHRWLSDIVLMGDFGISWTHDRPVSERIGSLFFYSFLFTVISVFFAYGIGIPLGIWAAMYRNQWFDRLSGIFVFALDAMPGFWVASMLLIFFANADGLDWFPSTFNLVDPVGWKKITRFILPILAYTYGSFAAVSRVMRVSMLEIFGQDFIRTARAKGVPEKQVIVRHALRNALLPMITGFVGIFPAVVSGSVILENIFTIPGMGNEIITAVQSNNIPMILAVFTLTGFMTVLGYLIADLLYMWADPRIRFSKED, from the coding sequence GTGTACGGCTATATTCTCAAAAGAATTTTTTGGTTTTTTCCTACCCTGCTGATCATCTCTCTGCTGGCATTTATGATTAGCTTGTTTTCGGATATAGATCCGGTAGCAAACCAATGCCAGGGACTGAATGAGGGTTTGACTTTTAGACAGATTGTGCAATGTGAAGATACACTTCGGGCAAAATACAATCAACTCCTGCCTGTCTTTTATATTGAAATAACAACGATGGCAGAACCCGGTCATCTTCATGAGATTTACCCTAAATCTACCCGTAATGCGCTCCGAAGACTTACCGTTGCTAGTGGCAACTGGGAAAGCGTCCAAGAGTGGTATCTTTCTATTCAGGCTTTTTATGATTCCGTTTCGCTGCTTTCTCTCCATGGTGTGTCTCCTGATTCTCTCAGAATGGTCAGAAGCATCCGTCAGGAACTGCTCCAAAGAACCCGCAACCTGATGGGCTCAGGAAAACCTGATGTTATTAACCCCAAACTGGCAGCCATCGAAAAATATTTAGCAGATTATCCCTGCCTGGCTCGCCTGAATATACCCTTTCTTCATGTGTTGCGGGCCTGGGACAATCTGGACGACAATTCACAGCATTGGAAGTCTTACTTGCCCAAAATCATCTGGCATGGTACGGCCAACCGTTACCATAGATGGCTGTCAGATATCGTGCTAATGGGTGACTTTGGCATTTCCTGGACCCATGACCGACCCGTAAGTGAAAGGATTGGCTCGCTGTTTTTTTACTCTTTTTTATTCACCGTCATTTCTGTCTTTTTTGCTTATGGGATCGGCATTCCTTTGGGTATTTGGGCGGCAATGTATCGAAACCAGTGGTTTGACCGGCTGTCTGGTATTTTTGTTTTTGCACTCGATGCTATGCCAGGTTTTTGGGTTGCCAGTATGCTCCTGATATTTTTTGCGAATGCCGACGGTTTAGACTGGTTTCCCTCTACTTTTAATTTGGTGGATCCTGTGGGCTGGAAAAAAATCACTCGATTTATTCTTCCGATACTGGCTTATACCTATGGTTCTTTCGCCGCAGTAAGTCGTGTCATGCGGGTGAGTATGCTCGAAATATTCGGACAGGATTTTATCCGTACTGCCCGGGCCAAAGGTGTACCGGAAAAGCAGGTGATCGTTCGCCATGCGCTCCGAAACGCACTCCTGCCGATGATCACAGGATTTGTGGGGATATTTCCTGCGGTGGTAAGCGGATCTGTGATTTTGGAAAATATTTTTACCATCCCGGGTATGGGCAATGAAATCATTACTGCTGTTCAGTCCAACAATATTCCTATGATTCTGGCAGTGTTTACGCTCACGGGATTTATGACAGTATTGGGTTACCTTATCGCTGATCTTTTATATATGTGGGCAGATCCTCGAATCAGATTCTCAAAAGAAGATTGA
- a CDS encoding ABC transporter permease → MKTSVHITRESRWKQFKRDRGVLFAFSWLILIGLTALLADVLAHNPEKGWAPVPYGTEITYGHKNIPPFGPHNHYLGTDYAGHDLLAGLIHGARISLSVGLAAVSIAALIGILLGVIAGYWGDDRLYMRRGVMLSMLPAMFFAWFYGFRVRRYEWEDAVDGNLEKLPVEIAISIGIAILTVFLWLLVGKIISYKGYMAKKITFPADSLIMRAIEILNSLPLLLLIISLSAIFERSLGFITIMIGLLGWTGLARLIRAETLRVIRMGYIESGKALGLGAWRIVFRHVVPNAIPPALIVIAFGIGNAIIAESALSFLNLVDGTVTWGSLLSSTRNNFSIWWVGVFPGLAIFLTVLSFNLIGEKLRDIFDPHLPS, encoded by the coding sequence TTGAAAACTTCTGTACATATCACCCGGGAGTCCCGCTGGAAACAATTTAAACGCGATCGGGGTGTTTTATTCGCTTTCAGCTGGCTGATTCTGATCGGGCTGACGGCATTGCTGGCTGATGTGTTGGCGCACAATCCCGAAAAGGGATGGGCACCGGTGCCTTATGGAACTGAAATCACTTACGGACACAAGAATATTCCACCTTTTGGCCCGCACAACCATTATCTGGGTACAGATTATGCCGGACATGATCTGTTGGCAGGGTTGATTCATGGCGCCCGTATTTCACTGTCTGTCGGGCTGGCAGCAGTAAGTATTGCCGCTTTGATTGGCATCCTGCTGGGAGTGATTGCCGGCTATTGGGGCGACGACCGGTTATATATGCGAAGGGGCGTAATGCTGAGTATGTTGCCTGCCATGTTTTTTGCCTGGTTTTACGGTTTTCGGGTGAGGCGCTATGAATGGGAGGATGCGGTCGACGGAAATTTGGAAAAACTCCCGGTTGAGATCGCAATCAGTATAGGTATTGCCATTCTTACAGTGTTTTTATGGCTTCTGGTGGGGAAAATCATCAGCTATAAGGGGTATATGGCAAAGAAGATAACTTTTCCGGCAGACAGCCTGATTATGCGTGCCATTGAAATTCTGAATTCTCTTCCCTTGTTATTGCTCATTATATCGCTTTCTGCAATTTTTGAGAGAAGTTTGGGGTTTATCACCATTATGATCGGATTATTGGGTTGGACCGGACTGGCAAGGCTGATTCGTGCAGAAACTTTACGGGTAATTCGGATGGGATATATCGAGTCTGGCAAAGCTTTAGGGTTGGGCGCATGGCGAATAGTTTTCCGGCATGTGGTACCCAATGCCATTCCCCCAGCATTGATTGTCATCGCTTTTGGCATTGGCAATGCGATTATTGCAGAATCCGCGCTCTCATTTTTGAATCTGGTCGACGGAACTGTGACCTGGGGAAGTTTGCTGAGCAGTACCCGAAACAATTTTTCTATATGGTGGGTAGGGGTATTTCCCGGACTGGCGATCTTTCTGACGGTATTATCGTTTAACCTTATTGGAGAAAAACTCAGAGATATATTTGACCCACATCTGCCTTCCTAG
- the argS gene encoding arginine--tRNA ligase: MATIIEEIQLAAAQAVKDLYNIEIAPKEFSIQETRKEFEGDFTVVIFPLSKYRLGPPQETGEKLGQNLLDSQPHIVAYNVVKGFLNLSLSDDFWRGFLSEIILTNSGFNNSHGEGQTVVVEYCSPNTNKPLHLGHLRNIILGYSLSEILAANGYNVIPVCLFNDRGTNISKSMYAWLKSGKYDTPETLGVKGDKLVGDYYVLFSKMLSEETAHLIEKGLAKHEAEKLAPSMQAVQDMTVRWEAGDSAIRSLWEKMNGWVYEAFNDTFQRLGVHFKRFYYESEVYQRGKETVDEGLSKGIFYTTDDGSVEIDLTGNGMDKKTLLRSNGTSLYITQDLAIAADKFNEFGMDKSIYVVGNEQDYHFKVLFEVLKKLEKPYAEGLFHLSYGMVDLPSGKMKSREGTTVEADDLMDDMIRSAKEETMKNPDKTSGMDEEELNHLYEILGIGALKYYLVKVDPKKRMLFDPNESIDLKGNTGPFIQYSYTRTQAVKRQSGAVEIPAFNPDHKPEEEILDSERTLLKMMARYPDVLREAGEAYNPAMIANFTFDLAKEYNRFYHEAKILRKDFPLTSAFRFALSGRVGDTIKETMRLLGIQVPERM; the protein is encoded by the coding sequence ATGGCGACCATTATTGAAGAGATTCAACTTGCTGCTGCTCAGGCAGTAAAAGATTTGTATAATATCGAAATTGCTCCGAAAGAATTTTCGATTCAGGAAACCCGCAAGGAGTTTGAGGGGGATTTTACTGTTGTCATATTCCCCCTGTCCAAATACCGGTTGGGTCCACCGCAGGAGACCGGGGAAAAGCTTGGCCAAAATCTGCTGGATTCCCAGCCTCATATTGTTGCTTACAATGTGGTAAAGGGTTTCCTCAACCTTTCTCTCTCTGATGATTTCTGGAGAGGATTTTTGTCTGAAATTATCCTGACAAATTCGGGCTTTAACAATTCTCACGGTGAAGGTCAGACGGTAGTGGTGGAATATTGCTCGCCCAATACCAATAAACCCCTTCATCTGGGGCATTTGCGGAATATTATCCTGGGTTATTCGCTCTCTGAAATCCTTGCCGCCAACGGTTACAATGTGATTCCTGTATGTCTGTTTAATGACCGGGGGACCAATATATCCAAGTCGATGTACGCATGGCTGAAATCGGGGAAATACGATACGCCTGAGACCCTGGGAGTAAAAGGAGATAAGCTGGTGGGAGACTATTATGTGTTGTTTTCAAAAATGCTGTCGGAAGAAACCGCTCATCTGATCGAAAAAGGTCTTGCTAAACATGAGGCGGAAAAACTTGCTCCCAGTATGCAGGCAGTTCAGGATATGACCGTGCGCTGGGAAGCGGGTGATAGTGCGATCCGAAGTTTGTGGGAAAAAATGAACGGATGGGTATATGAGGCGTTTAATGATACTTTCCAGCGGCTGGGCGTTCATTTTAAGCGGTTTTACTACGAATCGGAAGTCTATCAGCGGGGGAAAGAAACGGTTGATGAAGGTCTGTCAAAAGGTATATTTTACACCACAGATGACGGTTCTGTCGAAATAGACCTTACCGGAAACGGGATGGATAAAAAGACGCTGCTTCGTTCTAATGGAACCTCCCTTTATATTACTCAGGATCTGGCCATTGCTGCTGACAAGTTTAATGAATTTGGCATGGACAAATCCATTTATGTAGTGGGCAATGAGCAGGATTATCACTTTAAGGTGCTGTTTGAAGTCCTTAAAAAACTCGAAAAACCCTATGCCGAAGGCCTATTTCATCTTTCCTATGGAATGGTCGATCTTCCCAGTGGAAAAATGAAGTCTCGGGAAGGCACTACTGTGGAAGCCGATGATCTGATGGATGATATGATTCGCAGTGCAAAGGAAGAAACGATGAAAAACCCGGACAAAACCTCGGGTATGGATGAAGAAGAATTAAATCATTTATACGAGATACTGGGTATTGGAGCGTTAAAGTATTATTTGGTAAAAGTGGATCCCAAAAAACGTATGCTCTTTGACCCAAACGAATCCATTGACCTTAAGGGAAATACGGGGCCGTTTATTCAATATTCCTATACCCGTACCCAGGCCGTCAAGCGTCAGTCGGGTGCAGTGGAGATACCCGCGTTTAATCCGGACCACAAACCCGAAGAGGAAATTCTCGACAGTGAACGTACCTTGCTGAAGATGATGGCCCGTTATCCGGATGTATTGCGGGAAGCTGGCGAGGCTTACAATCCGGCAATGATCGCTAATTTTACTTTTGATCTTGCCAAAGAGTATAACCGGTTTTATCATGAAGCTAAAATCCTTCGAAAAGATTTTCCCCTTACGAGCGCATTCCGCTTTGCGCTTTCGGGTCGGGTAGGGGACACGATCAAAGAAACCATGCGTCTGTTGGGTATTCAGGTACCCGAACGTATGTAA
- a CDS encoding PASTA domain-containing protein has translation MFKYFVSREFLMTVLGLVGLGILAYMMIFFWILPTYTRHGDGLLVPDVNTLPVEEAEKILVKAGLRPEIIDSVFQDQLPGRSVLKQYPTPYSRVKPNRTISLTVNKMLPPMVSMPEIQDMTLYQAKARLEIWKLGVGRVTRIPDIAENVVLKVTYKGKAIQPGTAIPQGSKIDLVVGQGLGYAKVQIPDLVGYTYEDALTILSEMGLGLGSVDYNPNGPEDQKGRVYSQNPKAGFGDSVRMGFSIDIYLYGQEPEGQEGIFIEDFKGDGDNQ, from the coding sequence ATGTTTAAATATTTTGTTAGCCGGGAGTTTCTAATGACGGTTTTGGGGCTGGTAGGACTCGGTATCCTGGCATATATGATGATATTCTTCTGGATTTTGCCAACCTATACCCGACATGGAGATGGGTTGCTGGTCCCGGATGTCAATACGCTTCCTGTTGAAGAAGCAGAAAAAATTCTAGTAAAAGCAGGGCTTCGCCCTGAAATTATTGATTCTGTTTTTCAGGATCAGTTGCCCGGGCGCTCTGTGTTAAAACAATATCCTACTCCATACAGCCGGGTAAAACCAAACCGTACGATTTCTCTTACGGTCAACAAGATGTTGCCTCCGATGGTATCCATGCCAGAGATACAGGACATGACGCTCTATCAGGCAAAAGCCCGATTGGAAATATGGAAACTCGGTGTTGGAAGGGTTACCCGTATTCCTGATATAGCAGAAAATGTTGTACTCAAAGTTACCTACAAAGGCAAAGCCATTCAGCCTGGCACAGCGATTCCCCAGGGATCAAAAATTGACCTGGTCGTAGGACAAGGACTCGGGTACGCCAAAGTGCAAATCCCTGATTTGGTGGGTTATACGTATGAAGATGCGCTGACAATTCTTTCAGAAATGGGTCTGGGTCTGGGTAGTGTAGATTACAACCCCAATGGCCCTGAAGACCAAAAAGGAAGGGTATATTCCCAAAACCCCAAAGCTGGCTTTGGCGACTCTGTACGTATGGGCTTTTCTATAGATATCTATCTATATGGACAGGAGCCGGAAGGGCAGGAAGGGATTTTTATAGAAGACTTTAAGGGAGACGGTGATAACCAATAA